TCTCCAGCATCAGCAGGGTGGTCGGGAGCGTCGCGGCGGGCTGGACCTTGCCGGTCGAGGTCTTGATGAAGTCGCCTCCGGCCAGGATGCCGAGCCACGAGGCGCGCTTGATGTTGTCGTAGGTGTTCAGCTCACCGGTCTCCAGGATCACCTTGAGCGAGGCGTAGGAGCCGTCTTCGCGACGGCACGCTTCCTTGACCTGGGCGATCTGGTCGAACACGAGGCCGTAGCGGCCCGACAGGAACGCCCCACGGTCGATGACCATGTCGATCTCGTCGGCTCCGGCGGCGACCGCCTCAGCGGTGTCGGCGAGCTTGATCGCGAGCGACGAGCGCCCGCTCGGGAATGCCGTGGCCACCGCCGCGACGGAGATCAGACCGTCGTCGGGGTCGCCGTGCAGGCTCCCCAGCGCCGTGACCGCGTCGGCGACCATGTCGCCGTAGACGCAGACGGCGGCAACCCGCGGGGTCGACGCATCGGCGGCATCCGGGTTCTTCGCCTTGGCGACCAGGGAGCGCACCTTGCCGGGGGTGTCCGCACCCTCGAGCGTCGTCAGGTCGATCAGCTTGATGATCGTGTCGAGCGCCCACGCCTTCGAGGTGGTCTTGATCGAGCGGGTGCCGAGCCCGGCAGCGCGCTGCTCCAGACCGACGGCGTCCACTCCGGGAAGTCCGTGCAGGAAACGCCGGAGCGTGGCGTCGTCGGGCTCTCCGCCCAGAACGTCCACCGCCGTCCTGCGGTTGAGTTCTTTGGTCGTCACTGTTCCTCCAACAATGCTCGTGCTGTGGTCTCATCGGTCACCAGAACGCCGCACAGGCCGCTGGTCACGACAGTGCGCGCGATGTCGTGCTTGGCGGGTCCCGCCGTGACGAAGATCGCGCGGGTGGCTCCGCGCAGGCGGTCGAGCGAGACGCCGACCGTTCGCGCATCGAGCTGCGAGTCGACGATGTTGCCCTCGGCGTCGACATAGCGCCCGAGAACGTCTCCGACCGCGCCACGACGCGCGAGCTCTTCCACGTCCTCGGCGCTGAGGTATCCGTTCTCGACGTGAGCGGAAGAGGCATCGCAGGGTCCGGCGGTGAACAGGAACGCCTGCGCCTCCGCGGCTTCTTCGAGCACCGCGGCGACCGTGCGGTCGGACTCGATCGCCTGCTTCGTCTCCACGCGCTCGAGGATCGCGGGGCTCGGAAGCAGGGAGACCTGTCCCGAGGCGCGCTGCGCGATCGTGACAGCGAGGCCGGCAGCACCGCCGGAGCGCCGGTTCAGGCTCACTCCCCCGTTGAGCTGCACGACGGTCACGCCGTTCGCCCACCCGTCGGGGAGCGCTTCGGCGACTGCGCGGAGCGTGCGTCCCCAGCTCACCCCGAGAGTGCGGGGCACCGGCCGGAGGGCGGTCAGGAAGTCTGCGGCGGCCTGCGCGACGCGCTCGAGTGTGCCGTCATCGCCGTCGGGCGCCGGCACGACGACGGCATCCGTCAGTCCGAACCGGTCGACCAGAAGCCGCTCGAGGCCGAGCCTGCGGGCGCGCGGGTGCACGATCTCGATGCGCACGATGCCACGTTCACGGGCCTGCGTGAGCAGCCGACCGACCTTCCACCGGGAGATCTTGAGGAGTCCGCCGATCTCGTCCTGGGTCTTGTCCTCGTCGTAGTACAGCTCGGCGACGCGAACCATGAGCAGATCTTCTTCCACGGCTTCCTCCTTCCTCCTCCAGAGTAGGCCTTTGACAGCGTTCGCGCACCATCTTGCTCATATGCGCATCCTCCGCCAGGGCGAGTGCACATCCGCCGGAACGACGAAAGGGCGCCTGTCGTGATGACGGACGCCCTTCGAGTCGATCGGGATCAGACGCGCTTGCGCGTCGTGAGCACCTGGTCGACGATGCCGTACTCCAGCGCCTGCGATGCGGAGAGGATGTTGTCGCGGTCGATGTCGCGGTTCACCTGCTCCGGGGTGCGCTTGGTGTGCCCGGCGAGGGTCTCCTCGAGCCACGTGCGCATGCGGAGGATCTCCGCGGCCTGGATCTCGATGTCGGAGGCCTGGCCGTGCCCGGCCTCCCCCATCGCGGGCTGGTGGATGAGCACCCGGGCGTTCGGGAGCGCGAGGCGCTTGCCCGGCGCACCGGCCGCGAGCAGCACGGCCGCAGCAGAGGCTGCCTGGCCGAGCACCACGGTCTGGATCTGCGGCGCGACGTACTGCATCGTGTCGTAGATCGCCGTCATCGCGGTGAACGAGCCACCGGGCGAGTTGATGTACATCGTGATGTCACGCTCGGCATCCTGGCTCTCCAGGACGAGGAGCTGCGCCATCACGTCGTCGGCCGAGGCGTCGTCGACCTGCACGCCGAGGAAGATCACGCGGTCTTCGAACAGCTTGTTGTACGGGTCCTGACGCTTGAAGCCGTAGGCCGTGCGCTCCTCGAACTGCGGGAGCACGTAGCGGCTGGAGGGCAGGTCACCGGCTGAGCGGAAGGTGGGTGTGTACATGAGCGTCCTTTCGCTTTCCGTTACTCGGTGTCCTGGTCGGTTCCGCCGCCGCCGATGACGTCGGAGGCCGATTCGCGGATGTGGTCGACGAAGCCGTACTCGAGCGCTTCCTCGGCCGTGAACCAGCGGTCGCGGTCACCGTCGGCGTTGATCTGCTCGACGGACTTCCCGGTCTGGGCCGCCGTGATCTCGGCAAGGCGGTTCTTCATCGACATGATGAGCTGCGCCTGGGTCTGGATGTCGCTCGACGTTCCGCCGAAGCCACCGTGCGGCTGGTGCAGCAGCACTCGCGCGTTGGGCGTGATGTACCGCTTGCCCTTGGTGCCCGCGGTGAGCAGCAGCTGGCCCATCGAGGCGGCCATACCGATGCCGACCGTGACGATGTCGTTCGGCACGAACTGCATCGTGTCGTAGATCGCCATGCCGGCGGTGATGGAGCCACCGGGCGAGTTCACGTAGAGGTAGATGTCTCGCTCGGAGTCCTCTGCGGCGAGAAGAAGGATCTTCGCGCAGATCTCGTTCGCGTTCTCGTCGCGCACCTCCGACCCCAGCCAGATGATGCGGTCCTTCAGCAACCTGTCGAAGACGCTCGTTGCGAGGAGGGGTTCTGCAGCCATGTCAGCTCCTGATTCCGTGTTTCAGTGATTCGAATCTACCGGCGTCAACGCAGCACCCAGGCCGTGTTCGCCGTCGGCATATCAGGTGTCGGCGTCCGCGATCTCGCGGGCATATGCCGTCATCGACCGGTGGTAGCGCGGCAGATGCGGCACCAGGGCGAGCAGAGCCACCGAGAGACCCTGCGCCGGCCGTCCCGCGCTCGCGAGGATGAGGGCATGGACGCACGCGATGGCGTCGCGATACGGACCGTCCGCCGACAGCTCCTCCTCGGTGCGGATCACGGCGAGGGCGTCGTCGTACTCGCCGAGGTTCCGCAGAGAGCTGGCCATCTGGATCACGCACTGCGGGCGATGCTCCTCGTCCAAGCCCAGCGCCAGGGCGCGCCGATACAGCACGACGGCCTCCGCCGGTCTCCCCGCGGAATCCCGCGCACCACCGCGCTCGAACTCCGCACGCGCGTCATCCGGTCCGCGTTCGGCGGCGAGGGCGTCGATGCGGGCGATCGTGTCGTCGCCGACCTCTTCGCCTGTCGCGTCACCCCACACCTCGTCGATGCGCTCATCCCACGTCTTCATCACTGTCCGCTCCCTGTATGGAAAAGAGGGCGGATGCCGCAGCATCCGCCCTCTTCACTGGATCGTGTCCGATCACTCGGCCTTGTCGGCCGCCTTCTTGGCCGGAGCCTTCTTGGCGGCGGGCTTCTTGGCAGCCGTCTTCTCGGCCTCGTCAGCCGCATCGGCCTTCTTGGCCGGAGCCTTCTTGGCAGCAGGCTTCTTGGCAGGAGCCTTCTTGGCCGGCTTCTCCTCGACCTCGGCGGACTCGGCCTCGGCGGCCTCGTCGTCGGTGACGATGAAGTCGGACAGATCGACGGGCTTGCCGTTGCTGTCGACGACCTTCACCTTGCCCAGGGCGATCGCGAGGGCCTTGTTGCGGGCGACCTCACCGACGAGCGCCGGCAGCTGGTTCGAGGACTCCAGCGCCTCGACGAACTCCTGCGGAGCCATGCCGTACTGCGCAGCCGACTGGATGAGGTACTGGCTGAGCTCTTCCTGCGACACCTGAACATCGGCCTGCTCGGCGATCGTGTCGAGGAGAACCTGCGTGCGGAACTGCTTCTCGCTGGCCTCGGTGACCTCGGCGCGGTGCACCTCGTCCTCGAGACGGCCCTCGCCCTCGAGGTGGTTGTGCACCTCGTCTTCGATGAGCTGCGGCGGGACCGGGATCTCGATCTGCTCGAGCAGCACCTCGACGAGCTTGTCGCGCGCGGCGGAGCCCTGCGTGAAGACGCCCTGCTGAGCGACGCGCTCGGCGAGGCTCTCGCGGAGCTCGGCGATCGTGTCGAACTCGCTCGCGATCTGTGCGAAGTCGTCGTCGGCCTCGGGGAGCTCGCGCTCCTTGACCGCCTTGACCGTCACGGAGACCTCGGCCTCGGAACCGGCGTGGTCGCCGCCGACCAGAGCCGAGCGGAACGTGGTGTCCTCACCGGCGGTGAGCGACTCGATCGCGTCGTCGATGCCCTCGAGCAGCTCGCCGGAGCCGACCTCGTAGGAGACGCCCTCGGCGCGGTCGATCTCGGCGCCGTCGATCGTGGCGACGAGGTCGAGCTCGACGAAGTCACCCTTCGCGGCGGGACGGTCGACCGGGACGAGCGTGCCGAAGCGGGCGCGCATGTTGTCGAGCTCTGCGTCGAGCGCGGCGTCATCGGCCTCGACGGCGTCGACCGTCACCGTGATGCCGTCGTAGGAGGGCAGCTCGATCTCGGGGCGGACGTCCACCTCGATGTCGACGAGCAGGTCGCCCGAGAAGTCCTTCTCGTTCGGCCACTGCGTGATGTCGGCGGCCGGGCGGCCGACGACGCGCAGCTTGTGCTCGACCGTCGCGTCGCGGAAGAACTTGTCCAGGCCCTCGTTGACGGCGTGCTCGATGACGGCGCCACGACCGATGCGCTGGTCGATGATCGGAGCCGGGACCTTGCCCTTGCGGAAGCCGGGGATCTGCACGTCCTGAGCGATGTGCTCGTACGCGTGAGCGATGCTGGGCTTGAGGTCGTCCGGGGTGACCGTGATGGTGAGCTTGACCCGGGTCGGGGTCAGCTTCTCGACGGTGCTGTTCGCCATGCTGGTGTGTTCTCCTTGTGATTTCCGCTTCGAATCGCGGCTGTAAGGTCCGTGGGGGCCGTGTCGGGGCGACAGGAGTTGAACCTGCGACCTCCCGCTCCCAAAGCGGGCGCTCTACCAAACTGAGCTACGCCCCGGGGAATCCGCACGCGGATTCAGCCCCACCGAGTCTAACGGACAGGAGCATGCGTCAGAGTCCGGTATAGTCGATGAGTCGGTACCGAACCTTTCCGAAGGTGCGGATCCGGGGCTGTAGCTTAGTGGTAAAGCCTCTGTCTTCCAAACAGATGATGCGAGTTCGATTCTCGTCAGCCCCTCCACTCGAGAAGGCCCCCACCATCGGTGGGGGCCTTCTCGCATTCCTGTCCCTCCCGTCGAATACGCTGACAGCACCGCTGCACGCAGTCTCCGACCGGAAGGCACCATCGAATGGGTCAGACGCTTCGCGACGGCGGGCACCAGCTGCCCGTCCAGTTCTCCGCGGCATCCTCCGCCCCTGTACCGACGCCGCCACGCCGAAGCACGCGCACCGGACTCCTTCTCGGCCTGCTCGGTGGAGCCGCCGTGATCGCGGCGTTGGCCATCACTCAGGTGACATCGAATCTCGGATACGACAGCGCCGCGTCGCAGTACGAGAGCGCCGCCGAGACGACGTCGAGCGCGAAGGCGCAGGTGCGCGACGAGATCGCCGACCTGCGTGCAGCAACCGATGCGGCCGGACGGGTCATCTCGGGAGGGAACCAGCCGATCGCCGTGCCCGACGATGTGCATGCCGGGCTCGCCTCGGCGGTCGAAGACAGCACCGCCACGGCCTCGGACGCGGATGGCGTCGTCGCGACGGACATCCCTGCCGTTGGCACGAAGCCCGGCTGGTTCTGGGAGCTGTTCGGCGCCACGTCGGAACTGGACGAGCGACTCCGCGACGTCGATGCCCTCGCCGACGAGCTCGTGGACGCCTCGACCGATATCGAAGACGCACGGGCGACGGTGACCGAGAGCGGTCTGGCTGTGATCACCACTGCGGGCGAGGCCGCGCCCGGGTTCGAAGGCGCTCATCTCTCGGCACGCACCGAAACCGTGATCGCCCTGCGCGACGCGGCCGCGGAGGCGACGACTGCGACGGCGGTGGATGAAGATGCGGCCACGGCCTACCTCGCCCTGCAGGCCGCGGCTGCGCAGGTCATCGCAACCGAGAACGAAGAGCTGGCGGAGAAGGCAGGGCCGCTTCTGGACACCCGGCTCGAGATCGAGGCGTTCGCGAGGTCCCTCGCTCCCGGCGTGCTTCTCGACTTCGACTGGGCGCCGGTGGTCAGCGGCGCCGGCTACAACGGCAGCATGGGCGGCTATACGACCTGGTGGTGGGGAGAGAAGGGGCGGGCGACCATCGCACTCTCGAACTCGGTTGCCGAGCAGTGGCCGGGCGTCCGGAGCAAGGCGCTCGTCGCACACGAGGTCGGGCATGCGATCAGTGTCAAGTGTCAGAGCATGTACGACTCCTCCACGCAGGACAGCATCGAGAAGTGGGCGACCGCCTGGGCCATCAGCATGGGCTACACCGACGATGCCAACGGGGTCTGGGCATACGGATACCCTCCGCAGAACTACATCGACGCGGCGGCGGGCTGCCGCTGAGCACGGTCTCCGGATACGGAAGAAGCCGCCGCGATCACTCGCGGCGGCTTCTTCTAGGTCAGACCGAGGTCACTGTCCCCGGCGCTCACGCAACTGCGTGAGAGCATCGTCGAGAAGCTGGACGGCTTCCTCGTCGGTACGACGCTCCTTCACGTAGGCGAGGTGAGTCTTGTACGGCTCCGCCTTCGCGAGCGCAGGAGGATTCTCCTTGTCGCGACCGGCGGGAAGACCGGACTGCGGGTGATCGATCGTCTCCGGGATCTCCTCTTCCGGGAGACCGGCGGCGAAGTACCGCACGGTCTCGTTGCCGAGGCCGTCCCAGTACGAGACCGCGATGCGGTCGGCGTGATAGCCGTGGTCCTGCTCGCCCATGGGGCCGGAGCCCACTCGGGTTCCGCGGATCGCGTTTCCACCGGTTGCCATCAGATGACCTCGAATTTCGTGATGAGGCCCAGCGCGACGATGGAGACGAACCACGTCAGAGCCAGGACGACGGTGAAGCGGTTCAGGTTCCGCTCCGCGAGTCCGGAAGAGCCGACCGCGGAGGTCATGCCTCCACCGAACATGTCGGACAGGCCACCGCCGCGACCTTTGTGCAAGAGGATGAGGAGGGTCAGCAGAACGCTGGTGATACCCAGCACGACCTGCAGGACGAACTCGAGAATTGCCACGAGAAAGAGCCTTTCGATGGGGCCGGAGCGCCCCCGTAACGGTCAAGTATACGGTGCAGCGGGGCCGAAGCCCCGCTGCACTCACACGCCGACGTGCTTCTCGAAGCGGATGATCGCGGCGAACTCGTCCACGACGAGGCTCGCCCCGCCGACCAGAGCGCCGTCCACATCGGGTTCGCGCATGAAGCTGGCGATGTTGCCCGACTTCACCGAACCGCCGTAGAGGATGCGCGTGCGCGCGGCCGCTTCGTCGCCCAGAACCTTCGCGATGACGGCGCGCAGTGCGGCGCAGACATCCTGCGCCTGCTGCGGGGTCGCCGCCTGGCCGGAGCCGATCGCCCATACGGGCTCGTAGGCCACGACGATGTCCGCCTTCGGCGAGACGCCATCGAGCGCGGCTTCGAGCTGCGACACCGGAACCGCACTGGCGCCGAACTTCTCGAGGTCGCCAGCGGTCTCACCGACGCAGATCACGGGCACGAGGCCGTGCTTGAGCGACGCCTTCACCTTGGCGGCCACGATGTCGTCGCCTTCGGAGTGGTACTCACGACGCTCGGAGTGTCCGATGATGACGTACTTCGCGTCGAGCTTCGCCAGGAACGCCCCGGAGACCTCGCCGGTGTACGCACCGGAGTCGTGCGCCGACACATCCTGCGCACCGAGCGCGAACGGGATCTTGTCCGCATCGATGAGCGTCTGCACGCTGCGGATGTCGGTGAAGGGCGGGAAGACCGCCACCTCGACGGACCCGTCCTCGTGCTTGGCATCCTTCAACGTCCAGTGCAGCTTCTGCACGAACGCGACCGCCTGAAGGTGGTCGAGATTCATCTTCCAGTTTCCCGCGATCAGCGGGGTACGGGAGTTCACGCCCATCCGAGGACCTCCAGCCCAGGTAGTTTCTTGCCCTCGAGGAATTCGAGGCTCGCGCCGCCGCCGGTCGAGATATGACCGAACTGGTCGTCGGAGAATCCGAGCTGACGCACGGCCGCCGCGGAGTCACCGCCGCCCACCACGCTGAGGCCGTCGACCTCGGTGAGCGCCTGCGCCACGGTCTTGGTGCCGGCCGCGAACGCGGGGAACTCGAACACGCCCATCGGGCCGTTCCAGAACACCGTCTTCGACTCGCGGATGACCTCCGCGAAACGCTCCGCCGTCGCAGGGCCGATGTCCAGTCCGATGCCGGAGGCACCGAACGGCGTCGACTCGATCGCGTCGGCGGCGGCGACTTCGTGCGCGGCGTCCGCGCCGAAGGATGCGGCGACCACGACATCGGTGGGGAGCACGAGCTCCACGCCACGCTCGGCGGCCTCCGCGATGTAGCCGCGAACCGTCTCGAGCTGGTCCTCTTCCAGCAGGCTCGACGCCACGGCGTGGCCCTGTGCCTTCAGGAAGGTGAACAGCATGCCGCCGCCGACGAGGATCCTGTCCACCCGCGGAAGCAGATGCGAGATGACGCCCAGCTTGTCGCTGACCTTCGATCCGCCGAGGACGACCGCGTACGGGCGCTCCGGGTTCTCGGTCAGACGATCGAGCACATCGAGCTCGGCGGCGATCAGCAGGCCTGCCGCCGACGGGAGCAGCTCGGCGAGCTCGTAGACGCTCGCCTGCTTGCGGTGAACGACCCCGAACCCGTCGGAGACGAGAACGTCCCCGAGCGTTGCCAGCTCCGCGGCGAACGCGGCGCGGGTGGCGTCATCCTTCGACGTCTCCCCCGCGTTGAACCGCAGGTTCTCGATGACGACGACCCCGCCGTCCTCGAGCGAGGCGACGGCCTCCTGAGCCGACTCGCCGACGGTGTCGCGTGCGAAGGCGACAGGAGCGCCGAGCAGCTCGGACAGCCGCTGGGCCACCGGCTCCAGGCTGTACTGCGGATCGGGCGCGCCATCCGGGCGGCCGAGGTGGGAGCACACGACCACGCGGGCACCCGCGTTGATCAGTGCATTGAGGGTCGGCAACGAGGCGCGGACACGGCCATCGTCCGTGATGATCCCATCCCGCAGGGGGACGTTGAGATCACAACGGACGATGACGCGCTTGCCCTCGAGCGACCCCAGTGTGTCCAGGGTGCGCAGAGTCATGTGTCTGAGCTTAGAGGCGCTCGGCCACGTACTCGGTCAGGTCGACGAGACGGTTGGAGTAGCCCCACTCGTTGTCGTACCAGCTGGAGACCTTGATCAGGTTGCCGCTGACGTTGGTGAGCGTCGAGTCGAAGATCGACGAGTGCGGGTTGTGCACGATGTCGCTCGAGACGATCGGGTCCTCGTTGTACTGGAGGAAACCGGCGAGGCGCCCCTCGGCAGCAGCCTTCTTGTACGCCTCGTTGACCTCGTCGACCGTCAGGTTCTCGCGGTCCGTGATGAGGGTGAGGTCGACGATCGAGCCGGTGGGAACCGGGACGCGGTACGAGGAGCCGCTCAGCTTGCCCTGGAGCTCCGGCAGCACCTCGCCGATGGCCTTGGCGGCACCGGTGGAGGCGGGAGTGATGTTGATCGCGGCGGCGCGTGCACGGCGGAGGTCGCTGTGCGGGCCGTCCTGCAGGTTCTGGTCGGCGGTGTACGCGTGCGCGGTCATCATGAAGCCGCGGTCGATACCGAAGGCGTCGTTGAAGACCTGTGCCAGCGGTGCGAGGCAGTTCGTGGTGCAGGACGCGTTGGAGATGATGTGATCCGTCTCCGGGTTGTACGTGTCCTCGTTCACGCCCATGACGAACGTGCCATCGACGCCGGTGCCCGGTGCCGAGATGAGGACCTTCTTCGCGCCGGCCTCGATGTGCTTCTTGGCGAGCTCGGCCTTGGTGAAGAAGCCGGTCGACTCGATCACGATGTCGACACCCAGCTCGCCCCACGGGAGGCCTGCGGGGTCGCGCTCGGCGAACGCCTTGATCGTCTTGCCGTTGACGGTGATGCTGTCCTCGTCGTAGCTGATCTCGGCGTCGAGGACGCCGCCCACCGAGTCGTACTTCAGCAGGTGCGCCAGGGTCTTGTTGTCGGTGAGGTCGTTGACGGCGACGATCTCAAGGTCCGCTCCCTGCGCGAGAGCCGCGCGGAAGTAGTTGCGTCCGATGCGGCCGAAGCCGTTGATACCGATCTTGACAGACACTCAGGTCTCCCTGTTTCTCGTGCGCTGCACGCAGCTTTCCAGCAAGCGTGAAGCGCGGGGTTTTTTGGCTGAGAGGGCGTCCCGACGAGCCGTGGCCCGTCGGGACGCGACCCGATTACGACAGTACCAGCAGGCCGTTCGTCTGCTTACGGGCGACCTCGAGGCGCTGGGCGACGTTCTCCCAGTTCGCGATGTTCCACGCGGCCTTGACGTAGTCGGCCTTGACGTTGAGGTAGTCGAGGTAGAAGGCGTGCTCCCACATGTCGAGCTGGAACAGCGGGATCGTGCCCTGCGCGGTGTTCGACTGCTGGTCGAACAGCTGCTGGATGATCAGGCGCGAGCCGATCGAGTCCCAGCTGAGCACCGCCCAGCCGGAGCCCTGGATGCCGGTCGCTGCAGCCGTGAAGTGGGCCTGGAACTTCTCGAACGAGCCGAAGTACTCATCGATCGCCGCCTTCAGCTCACCCTCGGGCTGGCCTCCGCCGTTCGGCGAGAGGTTCGTCCAGAAGATCGAGTGGTTGACGTGACCGCCGAGGTTGAAGGCGAGGTCCTTCTCGAGCTTGTTGACGTTCGCGAGGTTGCCGCTCTCGCGGGCCTCGGCGAGCTGGTCGAGCGCGGTGTTCGCGCCGGCGACGTAGGCCGCGTGGTGCTTGTCATGGTGCAGTTCCATGATCTTGCCGCTGATGTGCGGCTCGAGAGCTGCGAAGTCGTAGGGAAGGTCGGGGAGCGTGTAGGTCGCCATATCGCTTTCATCCAATCCGCGCCGCGCCGCGGCGCTTGCCGATCCTCCGCGCCGCCGATGTGCGGCGTAGAGCGAACGTGAATCATCCTACTGACGACAACACGGCTGCGTCCCCGATCCTTCCGTCGTATGACGAAGACCCGCCGCCCTCATGTCGGGCGGCGGGTCTTCGTAGAAGGGTGCGGGGTCAGACGTCGAGTCCGACGGGGACCGCGGCTTCCGTTCCGGGGATGCCCTCCTGCTGGGCGCGCTTGTCGGCCATCGCGAGCAGGCGGCGGATGCGGCCGGCGACGGCGTCCTTCGTCAGCGGCGGGTCGGCGTGGTGGCCGAGCTCGTCGAGGCTGGCATCGCGGTGCGCGAGACGCAGCTCGCCGGCCACCTTCAGATGATCGGGCACCTCGTCGGCCAGAATCTCCAGCGCACGCTCGACGCGCGCGCACGCGGCGACGGCAGCCTGCGCGGAACGGCGCAGGTTCGCGTCGTCGAAGTTCACCAGACGGTTGACGCCGGCCCTCACCTCACGGCGCTGACGGAGCTCTTCCCACGCGATCGCGGTCTTCTGGGCGCCCATCTCGTTGAGGATGGTGCGGATGGCCTCCCCCTCGCGCACGACCACGCGCGGCATGCCCCGCACCTCGCGCGCCTTGGCGGCGACGCCGAGTCGGTGAGCGGCGCCGACGAGTGCCATCGCCGCCTCCGAGGACGGGCAGACGACTTCCAGCATCGCCGAGCGTCCGGGCTCGCTCAGAGTGCCCGCGGCGAGGAACGCACCGCGCCAGAGACCCGCGACCTCGGCGCGCGAGCCGGTGGTGAGCCGGTTGGGCAGCCCCCGCACAGGACGCCGACGCTGGTCGAGCAAGCCGGTCTGACGGGCGAGGGTCTCCCCCTGCGCGATCACACGCACCGCCCAGCGGGCGCCGTCGTTCGCTGTGCTCGACTGCACCTGGGCGATCTCGGGTCGCACACCGTAGATCTCGGCGAGGTCACGCGCGACGCGGCGCGCGAGAGTCTCGGCATCCACCTCGGCCTCCACGGCCACACGACCGGCGATCGAATGCAGACCGCCGGCGAACCGGAGGATGGCGGTCACTTCCGCGACTCGCACCGT
The DNA window shown above is from Microbacterium maritypicum and carries:
- the whiA gene encoding DNA-binding protein WhiA, coding for MALTTDVKAELVSIRNAPPTVRVAEVTAILRFAGGLHSIAGRVAVEAEVDAETLARRVARDLAEIYGVRPEIAQVQSSTANDGARWAVRVIAQGETLARQTGLLDQRRRPVRGLPNRLTTGSRAEVAGLWRGAFLAAGTLSEPGRSAMLEVVCPSSEAAMALVGAAHRLGVAAKAREVRGMPRVVVREGEAIRTILNEMGAQKTAIAWEELRQRREVRAGVNRLVNFDDANLRRSAQAAVAACARVERALEILADEVPDHLKVAGELRLAHRDASLDELGHHADPPLTKDAVAGRIRRLLAMADKRAQQEGIPGTEAAVPVGLDV
- a CDS encoding superoxide dismutase, yielding MATYTLPDLPYDFAALEPHISGKIMELHHDKHHAAYVAGANTALDQLAEARESGNLANVNKLEKDLAFNLGGHVNHSIFWTNLSPNGGGQPEGELKAAIDEYFGSFEKFQAHFTAAATGIQGSGWAVLSWDSIGSRLIIQQLFDQQSNTAQGTIPLFQLDMWEHAFYLDYLNVKADYVKAAWNIANWENVAQRLEVARKQTNGLLVLS